The Trichosurus vulpecula isolate mTriVul1 chromosome 4, mTriVul1.pri, whole genome shotgun sequence genome contains a region encoding:
- the CLK1 gene encoding dual specificity protein kinase CLK1 isoform X2, with product MLEWFEHLGHVCIVFELLGLSTYDFIKENSFLPFRMDHIRKMAYQICKSVNFLHSNKLTHTDLKPENILFVQSDYTEEYNPKMRRDERTVKNPDIKVVDFGSATYDDEHHSTLVSTRHYRAPEVILALGWAQPCDVWSIGCILIEYYLGFTIFPTHDSKEHLAMMERILGPLPKHMIQKTRIQKYFRHYQLDWDEHSSAGRYVQRRCKPLKEFMHSQDADHELLFDLIRKMLEYDPTERITLKEALKHPFFSSLKKENM from the exons ATGTTGGAATGGTTTGAGCATCTCGGTCACGTCTGCATTGTGTTTGAACTTCTGGGACTTAGCACTTATGACTTCATTAAAGAAAACAGCTTTTTGCCATTTCGAATGGATCACATCAGGAAAATGGCATATCAAATATGCAAATCTGTTAACT ttttgcaCAGTAATAAACTAACTCATACTGACCTGAAGcctgaaaatattttgtttgttcaGTCAGACTACACAGAAGAGTATAATCCCAAAATG agacgCGATGAGCGTACAGTAAAAAATCCAGATATTAAAGTTGTAGACTTTGGAAGTGCAACCTATGATGATGAGCACCATAGTACCTTGGTTTCTACAAGACATTACAGAGCACCTGAAGTTATTTTAG CTCTAGGTTGGGCTCAGCCATGTGATGTTTGGAGTATAGGATGCATTCTCATTGAGTACTACCTGGGATTCACAATATTTCCT ACGCATGACAGTAAGGAACATTTGGCAATGATGGAAAGGATTTTAGGACCTTTACCCAAACATATGATTCAGAAAACCAG gatacaaaaatatttccgtCATTACCAATTAGATTGGGATGAACACAGTTCTGCTGGTAGATACGTTCAACGGCGTTGTAAACCATTAAAG GAATTTATGCATTCCCAAGATGCTGACCATGAGCTTCTCTTTGACCTCATTCGGAAAATGTTAGAGTATGATCCAACTGAAAGAATTACTCTCAAAGAAGCCTTGAagcatcctttcttttcttcactgaagaaagaaaatatgtga